A window of the Pogona vitticeps strain Pit_001003342236 chromosome 4, PviZW2.1, whole genome shotgun sequence genome harbors these coding sequences:
- the LOC110078905 gene encoding uncharacterized protein LOC110078905 isoform X3, with protein sequence MFGFRSVWEAVEGKRMALPSVHRCLQLNQENQLLLKKLRHARLKNKQLESDFIKLQEQLHEEKKFIVSPVTKREVLQMYNNLQKRYNKEVKINQGQSETIATLSAKINELEHQLRLAKQKVMALESKIPAKNKTVQLKRKVSSHKCMCKKKGSCSCKYLDQLLVEIQRLKMENETISKERRMLRNEIAALDKDFFDEIEDLKYALQEAIKMNTRYERCLKQLSSTYGVTLTSTLPAAKHRGSL encoded by the exons ATGTTTGGTTTCCGTTCAGTGTGGGAAGCGGTGGAAGGGAAGCGAATGGCTTTGCCCTCAGTTCACAGGTGCCTCCAA CTCAATCAAGAAAATCAGCTGCTGCTTAAAAAGCTGAGGCATGCACGCTTAAAAAATAAGCAGCTGGAAAGTGATTTTATAAAGTTACAAGAACAGCTGCatgaagaaaagaagttcattGTCTCCCCTGTCACAAAGAGAGA ggtACTCCAGATGTACAACAATTTGCAGAAAAGGTACAataaagaagtaaaaataaaCCAAGGACAAAGTGAAACAATTGCGACACTTTCT GCTAAAATTAATGAACTGGAACATCAGCTTCGGTTAGCAAAACAAAAAGTGATGGCATTGGAAAGCAAGATTCCAGCAAAGAACAAAACAgttcagttgaaaagaaaagtTTCATCTCATAAATGCATGTGTAAAAAGAAGGGGAGCTGTTCTTGCAAATATTTAG ACCAGTTGCTTGTTGAGATTCAGCGTCTGAAGATGGAAAATGAAACTATATcgaaagaaagaagaatgttgAGAAATGAAATTGCTGCTTTAGAcaag gatttttttgaTGAAATAGAAGATTTAAAATATGCTCTTCAAGAAGCCATAAAAATGAATACTCGGTATGAAAGGTGTTTGAAACAACTAAGTTCAACTTATGGAGTTACCCTTACATCAACTTTGCCAGCTGCTAAACATCGAGGATCTCTATAG
- the LOC110078905 gene encoding uncharacterized protein LOC110078905 isoform X2, with translation MGCQAPPPQFHWLHCSLGGVGEPRNPALGCLVSVQCGKRWKGSEWLCPQFTGASNVLVQTDGINQKEDEIVKKNARVLQMYNNLQKRYNKEVKINQGQSETIATLSAKINELEHQLRLAKQKVMALESKIPAKNKTVQLKRKVSSHKCMCKKKGSCSCKYLDQLLVEIQRLKMENETISKERRMLRNEIAALDKDFFDEIEDLKYALQEAIKMNTRYERCLKQLSSTYGVTLTSTLPAAKHRGSL, from the exons ATGGGCTGTCAGGCTCCGCCCCCTCAGTTTCATTGGTTGCATTGTTCCCTCGGGGGCGTGGGTGAGCCACGTAACCCTGCCCTCGGATGTTTGGTTTCCGTTCAGTGTGGGAAGCGGTGGAAGGGAAGCGAATGGCTTTGCCCTCAGTTCACAGGTGCCTCCAA tGTGCTGGTTCAGACAGATGGGATTAACCAGAAGGAAGATGAAATAGTAAAGAAAAATGCTCG ggtACTCCAGATGTACAACAATTTGCAGAAAAGGTACAataaagaagtaaaaataaaCCAAGGACAAAGTGAAACAATTGCGACACTTTCT GCTAAAATTAATGAACTGGAACATCAGCTTCGGTTAGCAAAACAAAAAGTGATGGCATTGGAAAGCAAGATTCCAGCAAAGAACAAAACAgttcagttgaaaagaaaagtTTCATCTCATAAATGCATGTGTAAAAAGAAGGGGAGCTGTTCTTGCAAATATTTAG ACCAGTTGCTTGTTGAGATTCAGCGTCTGAAGATGGAAAATGAAACTATATcgaaagaaagaagaatgttgAGAAATGAAATTGCTGCTTTAGAcaag gatttttttgaTGAAATAGAAGATTTAAAATATGCTCTTCAAGAAGCCATAAAAATGAATACTCGGTATGAAAGGTGTTTGAAACAACTAAGTTCAACTTATGGAGTTACCCTTACATCAACTTTGCCAGCTGCTAAACATCGAGGATCTCTATAG
- the LOC110078905 gene encoding uncharacterized protein LOC110078905 isoform X1 produces MFGFRSVWEAVEGKRMALPSVHRCLQLNQENQLLLKKLRHARLKNKQLESDFIKLQEQLHEEKKFIVSPVTKRDVLVQTDGINQKEDEIVKKNARVLQMYNNLQKRYNKEVKINQGQSETIATLSAKINELEHQLRLAKQKVMALESKIPAKNKTVQLKRKVSSHKCMCKKKGSCSCKYLDQLLVEIQRLKMENETISKERRMLRNEIAALDKDFFDEIEDLKYALQEAIKMNTRYERCLKQLSSTYGVTLTSTLPAAKHRGSL; encoded by the exons ATGTTTGGTTTCCGTTCAGTGTGGGAAGCGGTGGAAGGGAAGCGAATGGCTTTGCCCTCAGTTCACAGGTGCCTCCAA CTCAATCAAGAAAATCAGCTGCTGCTTAAAAAGCTGAGGCATGCACGCTTAAAAAATAAGCAGCTGGAAAGTGATTTTATAAAGTTACAAGAACAGCTGCatgaagaaaagaagttcattGTCTCCCCTGTCACAAAGAGAGA tGTGCTGGTTCAGACAGATGGGATTAACCAGAAGGAAGATGAAATAGTAAAGAAAAATGCTCG ggtACTCCAGATGTACAACAATTTGCAGAAAAGGTACAataaagaagtaaaaataaaCCAAGGACAAAGTGAAACAATTGCGACACTTTCT GCTAAAATTAATGAACTGGAACATCAGCTTCGGTTAGCAAAACAAAAAGTGATGGCATTGGAAAGCAAGATTCCAGCAAAGAACAAAACAgttcagttgaaaagaaaagtTTCATCTCATAAATGCATGTGTAAAAAGAAGGGGAGCTGTTCTTGCAAATATTTAG ACCAGTTGCTTGTTGAGATTCAGCGTCTGAAGATGGAAAATGAAACTATATcgaaagaaagaagaatgttgAGAAATGAAATTGCTGCTTTAGAcaag gatttttttgaTGAAATAGAAGATTTAAAATATGCTCTTCAAGAAGCCATAAAAATGAATACTCGGTATGAAAGGTGTTTGAAACAACTAAGTTCAACTTATGGAGTTACCCTTACATCAACTTTGCCAGCTGCTAAACATCGAGGATCTCTATAG